The following proteins are encoded in a genomic region of Helicobacter macacae MIT 99-5501:
- a CDS encoding outer membrane beta-barrel protein, which produces MKRAIKDLFFVWFVMISSLQGLKSSDLFESPKSINSGEVSGFILGLGASYGSFGFTQYSETQTTIVDNKSTAQGGTTTTTTITPLYSISANGYGAGGGIILGYQGFLEPFKQVVQFGVRVYGDLNATKTHIKNDDKIYAPTMLRYGLNIDMMMNFIVVKRVFGLGLFAGVRIGGISYLGKDIDSIDRELRGLNNGNFPKSRFDLGINVGLRANIARNSGVEFIFALPMFELDYKANKERVAKSNGQTTTTTNRLRGDFKERWSVGLRYIWTFD; this is translated from the coding sequence ATGAAAAGAGCAATCAAAGATTTATTTTTTGTGTGGTTTGTGATGATTTCATCATTACAAGGGCTTAAATCAAGCGATTTATTTGAATCACCAAAATCCATAAATAGTGGCGAAGTAAGCGGATTTATACTAGGGCTTGGTGCGTCTTATGGCTCATTTGGATTTACACAATACAGCGAAACACAAACCACTATCGTAGACAATAAATCCACCGCACAAGGTGGCACTACTACAACTACTACCATAACGCCACTATATTCTATCAGCGCAAATGGCTATGGCGCGGGCGGTGGAATTATCTTGGGCTATCAGGGGTTTTTAGAGCCTTTTAAGCAAGTGGTGCAGTTTGGAGTGCGTGTATATGGAGACTTAAACGCCACAAAAACGCACATAAAAAACGATGATAAAATTTATGCCCCCACAATGCTACGATATGGGCTAAATATTGATATGATGATGAATTTTATCGTAGTGAAGCGTGTGTTTGGACTTGGGCTATTTGCAGGGGTGCGAATCGGTGGGATTTCGTATCTGGGCAAAGACATAGATAGTATTGACAGAGAACTGCGTGGGCTAAATAATGGCAATTTCCCAAAAAGCAGGTTTGATTTAGGCATAAATGTGGGGCTAAGAGCAAATATCGCTAGAAATAGTGGTGTTGAGTTTATTTTTGCTTTGCCTATGTTTGAGCTTGATTACAAAGCAAATAAAGAGCGTGTAGCTAAATCAAATGGACAAACTACAACCACTACAAATCGCCTAAGGGGCGACTTCAAGGAGCGGTGGAGTGTGGGCTTGCGCTATATTTGGACATTTGATTAA
- a CDS encoding TonB-dependent receptor — MEFEKHFYKQKISGFRASFLLANFLLALFANLSHAQQNQPSSNAEKINSITPDNIGGGGGGDTSQNQPPNDTDSNDNLKATSLGKITAYGHKDSSSTYSSSAGTISRTLLESNPSGNGDITSILRLLPNVQFDNSQLRSTSPGEIDPANISISGGLFWQNNFQLDGFNMNNDLDPHGSTTNNQTSIRSTGSQGLNIDTSLLESITVQDSNVSVAYGGFSGGVVEANVRRARKDSGGIKGWHGNISYQFTQGNADPQKFSLTKYHYDERAESNLFLSADERYQPEFFKYSIKSSLEGHITKDLGLVASFTTTQSIIPLSSYRNLASYRYGNDLDKKRENKRQSYNYYLKAHWNPRENLTLEANLGYAPQYNTYYNDAAANSYYEIRSGGYQAGLKALWQLPKALWTQSLGLSYVENSRKSDANYFYQWFRSVDKNFGGISTLVFEGGFGDLDQTQATTTYKSDFSFEPLQIHRLSNNIRLGFEISHLYIGRNRPTDHYWMQGNPERMTAEQSCGVDSLGYDGLCSSSPLLLSGKPMTSGSGAGGQFATQIRINKANNFVFNGLSYGIYAENDMQLDFGFMGLLNIRPGLRFDGDSYMGKHTIAPRFSLSYITPAPREWQTKLTFGANRYYGRNLLSFWLYAQQSKSWEVWRRQMCGDNSQANGYTCGSGANKPSDWKRNNDYNLSSFFHFEKLRVPYDDELMGGITQQLGIFELSAKYIMRFGRDEVMRQDTGNAQTRSDSYWNNNGSSQSDIIAVMLQNTQPINTFGIAHHYLFAYDVTQVKRSYNIWLNTHNGVDRDDDEYANNELIYYDGALIRYRDRPVENFARPFTLRLTTTHSFKISRTKWLWNNFFRYRGGFDRMINTAQTISINGTNYQRFDKMHFKAAFSWDMRLGMEVDVYRGKKMRNILYVNVDIYNVLNTRNMTTLQAIGTTTTNGAITPGIASAGTFMVYEMGRQFWFQVGYKF; from the coding sequence ATGGAGTTTGAAAAGCATTTCTACAAACAAAAAATTAGTGGATTTCGCGCTTCTTTCTTGCTAGCAAATTTTCTACTAGCATTATTTGCCAATCTCTCCCACGCACAGCAAAATCAACCCTCAAGCAACGCAGAAAAAATAAATAGCATTACGCCAGATAATATCGGGGGGGGGGGGGGGGGCGATACTAGCCAAAATCAACCTCCAAACGACACAGATTCTAACGACAACCTAAAAGCAACTTCTCTAGGCAAAATCACAGCCTACGGACACAAAGACTCTTCCTCTACCTACTCATCAAGTGCGGGGACAATCTCACGCACTTTACTAGAATCAAACCCAAGTGGGAATGGCGATATAACCTCAATCCTGCGCCTACTTCCAAATGTGCAGTTTGACAACTCTCAATTACGAAGCACTTCCCCCGGTGAAATCGACCCTGCAAACATTTCCATAAGTGGCGGGCTTTTTTGGCAAAATAATTTCCAACTTGATGGGTTTAATATGAACAACGACTTAGACCCGCACGGCAGCACCACAAACAACCAAACCTCCATACGCTCCACAGGCTCGCAAGGGTTAAACATTGACACAAGCCTTTTAGAATCCATAACCGTGCAAGATAGCAATGTAAGCGTGGCTTATGGTGGATTTAGCGGTGGGGTGGTAGAGGCAAATGTCCGCAGAGCACGCAAAGATAGTGGAGGTATCAAAGGCTGGCACGGCAATATCTCATATCAATTCACACAAGGCAATGCCGACCCTCAAAAATTCTCACTCACCAAGTATCACTACGATGAGCGTGCAGAAAGCAATCTCTTTTTAAGCGCAGATGAACGCTACCAACCAGAATTTTTCAAATACTCTATCAAATCAAGCCTAGAAGGGCATATCACTAAAGATTTAGGATTAGTAGCGAGCTTTACCACTACACAGAGCATTATCCCGCTAAGCTCATATCGCAATCTTGCCTCATATCGCTATGGTAATGACTTAGACAAAAAGCGTGAAAACAAACGCCAATCCTACAACTACTATCTAAAAGCACATTGGAATCCACGCGAAAATCTCACCCTAGAAGCAAATCTAGGCTATGCCCCGCAGTATAACACCTACTACAATGACGCCGCGGCAAATAGCTACTATGAAATACGAAGCGGAGGCTACCAAGCGGGACTAAAAGCGTTATGGCAGCTCCCAAAAGCTCTATGGACACAATCGCTAGGACTATCTTATGTAGAAAACTCACGCAAAAGCGATGCGAACTATTTTTATCAATGGTTTCGCAGTGTGGATAAAAATTTTGGTGGAATTTCTACGCTAGTGTTTGAGGGTGGGTTTGGCGATTTAGACCAAACCCAAGCTACCACCACTTACAAAAGTGATTTTAGCTTTGAGCCACTGCAAATCCACCGCCTAAGCAACAATATCCGCTTAGGCTTTGAAATCTCTCATCTCTACATTGGGCGCAATCGCCCAACCGACCATTATTGGATGCAGGGCAATCCTGAAAGAATGACTGCGGAGCAATCTTGCGGGGTGGATTCTCTAGGATATGATGGGCTTTGCTCTTCTTCGCCACTGCTCTTAAGCGGAAAACCTATGACAAGCGGGAGTGGTGCTGGCGGGCAATTTGCCACACAAATACGAATCAACAAAGCAAATAATTTTGTCTTTAATGGGCTAAGTTATGGAATCTACGCAGAAAATGATATGCAGTTAGATTTTGGCTTTATGGGGCTTCTTAACATTCGTCCGGGCTTGCGCTTTGATGGCGATAGCTATATGGGCAAGCACACTATTGCGCCGAGATTTTCGCTTAGCTACATTACACCTGCACCAAGAGAGTGGCAAACCAAACTCACATTTGGGGCAAATCGCTACTATGGGCGCAATTTATTGAGCTTTTGGCTCTATGCACAGCAGAGCAAAAGCTGGGAAGTGTGGCGCAGGCAAATGTGTGGTGATAATAGTCAAGCAAATGGATATACTTGCGGTAGTGGCGCAAATAAGCCTAGCGATTGGAAGCGTAATAATGATTACAATCTAAGTAGTTTCTTTCACTTTGAAAAACTTCGCGTGCCTTATGATGATGAACTAATGGGCGGTATCACACAACAACTCGGAATCTTCGAGCTAAGCGCAAAGTATATTATGCGATTTGGACGCGATGAAGTGATGAGGCAAGATACGGGGAATGCTCAAACGCGCAGTGATTCGTATTGGAACAATAACGGTAGCTCACAAAGCGACATAATAGCGGTAATGTTGCAAAACACACAGCCCATAAACACCTTTGGAATCGCTCATCACTATTTGTTTGCCTATGATGTTACGCAAGTAAAGCGCAGTTATAACATTTGGCTAAATACGCATAACGGCGTGGATAGAGATGATGATGAATATGCTAATAATGAGCTTATCTACTATGACGGAGCTCTCATACGCTACCGTGATAGACCTGTGGAAAACTTCGCGCGACCATTTACCCTGCGACTTACCACCACACATAGCTTCAAAATCTCGCGCACAAAGTGGCTGTGGAACAACTTTTTCCGCTATCGCGGTGGGTTTGATAGAATGATAAACACCGCGCAAACCATAAGCATAAATGGCACGAATTATCAGCGGTTTGACAAAATGCACTTCAAGGCAGCATTTAGCTGGGATATGCGACTAGGAATGGAAGTAGATGTCTATCGTGGCAAAAAAATGCGAAACATACTTTATGTCAATGTGGATATTTATAATGTGCTTAACACACGCAATATGACAACGCTCCAAGCCATAGGCACAACCACCACTAATGGCGCGATAACTCCCGGGATTGCTTCTGCGGGAACATTTATGGTGTATGAAATGGGACGACAGTTTTGGTTTCAAGTGGGATATAAATTTTAA
- the pta gene encoding phosphate acetyltransferase: MSFIDDIKAKAKADIKKIVLPETSDIRTLEAASTILAEGFAEVILVGDEGEINSRAKDKGLNVSKAEFINPTNSPLLEEFIKLFVELRGAKGMDSAQAKDLLLNNPLYFGVALVRSGKADGMVAGAINATSDVLRAGLQIIGTAKDSKIVSSFFVMVVPNCDFGLNGTFVFADCGLVQNPSAEELAHIAISSAKSFEALTKATPYVGLLSHSTYGSAKHADVDKVIEARDIAKKLAPHIAIDGELQLDAAIVPSVGESKAKGSNVAGKANVLVFPDLDSGNIGYKLVQRLAKAEAYGPITQGMAAPINDLSRGCSAQDIVGVAALTALQAQGAK; encoded by the coding sequence ATGAGTTTTATCGATGACATTAAAGCAAAGGCAAAGGCAGATATTAAAAAAATCGTGCTCCCAGAGACAAGCGACATACGCACGCTAGAAGCGGCGAGCACGATTTTAGCAGAGGGCTTTGCAGAGGTGATTTTGGTAGGCGATGAGGGCGAGATAAACTCACGCGCTAAAGACAAGGGCTTAAATGTATCCAAAGCAGAGTTTATAAACCCCACTAATAGCCCGCTTTTGGAGGAGTTTATCAAACTTTTTGTAGAATTGCGCGGGGCAAAGGGAATGGATAGTGCGCAAGCAAAAGATTTGCTCCTTAATAATCCTTTGTATTTTGGCGTGGCGTTGGTGCGAAGTGGCAAGGCAGATGGAATGGTGGCAGGCGCGATAAATGCCACCTCTGATGTGCTACGAGCGGGACTGCAAATCATCGGCACGGCAAAAGATTCTAAAATCGTATCGAGCTTTTTTGTGATGGTTGTGCCAAATTGCGACTTTGGGCTTAATGGGACATTTGTGTTTGCTGATTGCGGATTGGTGCAAAATCCTAGCGCAGAGGAGCTCGCACACATTGCCATTAGCTCGGCAAAGAGCTTTGAAGCCCTTACCAAAGCCACGCCCTATGTGGGATTGCTAAGCCACTCCACTTATGGTAGTGCCAAGCACGCCGATGTGGATAAAGTGATAGAGGCGCGTGATATTGCCAAAAAGCTCGCGCCACACATTGCTATTGACGGGGAACTTCAGCTTGATGCGGCAATCGTGCCAAGCGTGGGAGAATCTAAAGCAAAAGGCTCAAATGTCGCAGGCAAAGCAAATGTGCTGGTATTCCCTGATTTAGATTCTGGAAATATCGGCTACAAACTCGTCCAAAGGCTCGCTAAGGCAGAAGCGTATGGTCCTATCACGCAGGGAATGGCAGCCCCTATCAATGACTTATCGCGCGGGTGTAGCGCACAAGACATTGTGGGTGTAGCTGCACTTACCGCCCTACAAGCACAAGGCGCGAAGTAA